The genomic segment TCATTTTTGTTGTTACGCTCTTGTTAATTATGATTTCTATGGGGCATAGTGCAGAAAAAAAAGTATACAAAATTTCTAAACTAAATAAGTTAAAAAGAGAGTTGAGGGCAGAGCATGTAGATGTTGGAACCATTTTAATGAGAATGAAAATGGAATCGAATATCAGAGAAAAAGCGAAAGTTAGAGGTTTAAAACCTTCACAAACCCCACCAAAAAAAATAAAAGTAATCTATAAAAAATAAACAAATTGGCAACTCATAAAAAAAGCATACTTACAAAATTCTACTTGGTAGCTAGTTTTATGACGCTTTTATTGTTGGCGATTATATTTCGTGTTGTAAATCTACAATATGTGCATGGAGATAAGTATAGGAAGCTGGCATCCGAACTTACAAGTAGAGCAGATACTATTTATGCAAATAGAGGAAATGTGTATGCTGCAGATGGAAATCTTCTAGCGACTTCGATGTCTAAATTTAATATTTATATGGATTTGGTAACTGTAGATAGTAAGGTTTTTGAAGAAAATATTGCAGACTTATCTAAAGAACTTTCTAAGATGTTAGGTCATTCTGTAAATTACCATCAATCGAGGTTGCGAAGTGCTAAAAATAGAAAAAAACGCTACTTTTTAATTGCAAGAGACATTGGTTACACAGATTATTTAAAAATGAAACAATTCCCAATTTTTAAATTGGGAGTGTATAAAGGAGGTTTTATAGCAAAGCAAAGAACAGAGCGTGCACATCCAATTGGTAAAATTGCAGAAAGAACAATTGGATATCACGATTTTAGAGGAGAAGCAGGTATAGAAGGAGCTTTTGCAGATTATATGCAAGGAGAAAATGGACTAAGATGGGTGCAGAAAATTGCGAAAAATCAATGGAAGCCAATTAGCGATTACAACGAAAAAGAGCCAACTGACGGCCAAGATGTAATTACAACATTAGATGTGAACATTCAAGATATTACACACCATGCTTTGTTGGCTCAGTTAGAAAATTACGAAGCAGACCATGGTTGTGCAGTAGTTATGGAAACTGCAACTGGCGAAATTAAAGCGATTTCTAATCTGGGAAGAACTTCCAAAGGAAAATATTTCGAAAAAAGAAACTATGCAGTTTGGGAAAGTCACGAGCCAGGTTCCACGTTTAAGTTGGCAAGTTTAATGGCGGCTTTAGACGATAAAAAAATAGATACCTCTACAGTTGTAGATACAGAAAAAGGGAAGATTTTTATTCATGGTTCTAAAGTAGAAGATTCTCACAGAGGTGGGTATGGAAAAATTTCTGCAGCGAGAGTTTTCGAAGTTTCATCGAATGTTGGTATTGTAAAATTAATTCAAAAATATTACGATCGCCAGCCAGAAAAATTTATTAAGAAAATAGCTTCTTATGGTTTTACAAAACCCATTGGTTTTCAAATTAAAGGAGAAGGAATGCCTGTGGTCCCAAAACCATCAGACAAAAGATGGAATAAAATTTCTTTAGAGTGGATGTCTTGGGGCTATGGAATTTCGGTAACACCAATGCAAATATTAATGTTTTACAATGCTGTTGCGAATAACGGAGTAATGGTAAAACCACGTTTTGTTAAAGAATTAAGAAGACAAGAAAAAACAGAAAAAGTTTTTAAAACAGAAATTGTAAATCCTCAAATAGCATCAAAAGAAACATTAAAAAAAATTAGAAAAGTAATGGAAAATGTAGTTATTAAAGGAACTGCAAAAAATATTTACTCTCCAAATTTTTCAATGGCAGGAAAAACAGGAACTGCTAAAAAGTTTTTGCCAAAGCATATAGATAAAAATGGAAAAACAATAAATGCAGGCTATTCAAACAAGCATTATGTAGCTTCTTTTGCGGGCTTTTTTCCAGCAGATAAACCTAAATATTCTTGTATTGTGGTAATACACGATCCAAAAAAGAAAAAAGGATATTATGGTGCAACAGTTGCTGGTCCTGTATTCAAAGAAATTGCACAGAAAATTTTTACAACCACACCAATCGACAATCAATCTGTAAATGATAAAGTTCAGTTTGTAGAAATTGACAAAGAATTTGCAACATACAATACAAAATTAAATAAAAATTATACAGAAGTTCCTAATGTAAAAGGAATGCCTGGAATGGATGCAGTTTCACTTTTAGAAAATATGGGATTAAAAGTGAAGATATCTGGCGTTGGAAAAGTAGAATCTCAATCTTTAAGAAAAGGAGAGAAATTAGAAAAAGGAAAAACAATCCGTTTAAAATTATCATAGTCTGAAAAATTTAAAAGACATATTATATAAAGTTTCTATAAATCAAGTATTTGGTGATACAAATATTGCGATAAAAAGTCTTATTTTCGATTCAAGAAAAGTTGAAGTAAATGACGTTTTTATAGCGCAAAAAGGAGTTTCTGTAGATGGACATTTGTTTATTGAAAAAGCGATTTCTTTAGGTGCAATTGCAATTATTTGTGAAGATTTTCCTGCTGATAAAAAAGAAGGCATCACCTACATTCAAGTTGCAGATGCAAATGAAGCTTTGGCAATTATGGCTTCTAACTTTTATAATAATCCTTCAGAAAACATCCAATTAATTGGAATTACAGGAACAAACGGAAAAACAACTGTAGCTTCACTTTTATATCAATTATTTAAAAAAGCAGGTTACAAAGCTGGTTTACTTTCTACAGTGAAAATTTTGGTAGATGAAGCTGAATTTAAGGCAACACACACCACACCAGATTCTGTGACCATAAACAGTTATTTAGATCAAATGATTGATGCTGGAGTAGAATTCTGTTTTATGGAAGTGAGTTCTCATGGAATTCATCAAAAAAGAACAGCTGGCTTAACTTTTTCAGGAGGAATTTTCACAAACCTCTCTCACGATCATTTAGATTATCACGAAACTTTTGCAGAGTATAGAGACGTAAAAAAGTCATTTTTCGATGCTTTACCAAAATCGGCATTTGCAATAACAAATATCGATGATAAAAATGGTGATTTTATGTTACAAAACACCAACGCAAAAAAAGTAACCTATGCTTTAAAAACGTTGGCAGATTTTA from the Polaribacter cellanae genome contains:
- a CDS encoding FtsL-like putative cell division protein, whose translation is MSKVRKGIYDFLRGSFLTDESAFKNWRIIIFVVTLLLIMISMGHSAEKKVYKISKLNKLKRELRAEHVDVGTILMRMKMESNIREKAKVRGLKPSQTPPKKIKVIYKK
- a CDS encoding penicillin-binding protein, whose product is MTLLLLAIIFRVVNLQYVHGDKYRKLASELTSRADTIYANRGNVYAADGNLLATSMSKFNIYMDLVTVDSKVFEENIADLSKELSKMLGHSVNYHQSRLRSAKNRKKRYFLIARDIGYTDYLKMKQFPIFKLGVYKGGFIAKQRTERAHPIGKIAERTIGYHDFRGEAGIEGAFADYMQGENGLRWVQKIAKNQWKPISDYNEKEPTDGQDVITTLDVNIQDITHHALLAQLENYEADHGCAVVMETATGEIKAISNLGRTSKGKYFEKRNYAVWESHEPGSTFKLASLMAALDDKKIDTSTVVDTEKGKIFIHGSKVEDSHRGGYGKISAARVFEVSSNVGIVKLIQKYYDRQPEKFIKKIASYGFTKPIGFQIKGEGMPVVPKPSDKRWNKISLEWMSWGYGISVTPMQILMFYNAVANNGVMVKPRFVKELRRQEKTEKVFKTEIVNPQIASKETLKKIRKVMENVVIKGTAKNIYSPNFSMAGKTGTAKKFLPKHIDKNGKTINAGYSNKHYVASFAGFFPADKPKYSCIVVIHDPKKKKGYYGATVAGPVFKEIAQKIFTTTPIDNQSVNDKVQFVEIDKEFATYNTKLNKNYTEVPNVKGMPGMDAVSLLENMGLKVKISGVGKVESQSLRKGEKLEKGKTIRLKLS
- a CDS encoding UDP-N-acetylmuramoyl-L-alanyl-D-glutamate--2,6-diaminopimelate ligase; translation: MKNLKDILYKVSINQVFGDTNIAIKSLIFDSRKVEVNDVFIAQKGVSVDGHLFIEKAISLGAIAIICEDFPADKKEGITYIQVADANEALAIMASNFYNNPSENIQLIGITGTNGKTTVASLLYQLFKKAGYKAGLLSTVKILVDEAEFKATHTTPDSVTINSYLDQMIDAGVEFCFMEVSSHGIHQKRTAGLTFSGGIFTNLSHDHLDYHETFAEYRDVKKSFFDALPKSAFAITNIDDKNGDFMLQNTNAKKVTYALKTLADFKTKVLEKQLSGTLISVDNTEVWTKLIGVFNIYNLTAIIATAALLGLEKLEVLTIISKLESVSGRFQYIVSEDGITAIVDYAHTPDALKNVLETINDIRTGNEKLYTVVGCGGDRDKTKRPKMAHIASQLSNQVIFTSDNPRTENPQTILDEMEAGVSPENYKKTITVLDRKQAIKTACKFSETGDIILIAGKGHENYQEINGIRTHFDDLEEIEKCFNQLKRK